A single genomic interval of Rubripirellula reticaptiva harbors:
- the secY gene encoding preprotein translocase subunit SecY — protein sequence MFEKLRIIFSIPELRKKIMLTIGLLAIYRIGFHIPLPMIATNIGDAGGTASEFFEKITLFAASDLREATIFGLGIMPYISASIIFQLLGSVYKPLEDLKKEGEAGRKKLNEYTRYLTVLICVVQSYMYLKFMLMSGGPSGNGDINPNFMASDGSLFWGWQIVAVSVMTCGTVFLMWLGEQIDEHGIGNGISLLIMAGILAQMPKALYELVRNMKTELTGLSRGQIGIETLVLLVVLFVGVVFGVVFITLGQRKIPTQSAKFTRGRRVYGGTRQHLPLRINQAGVMPIIFASSLLIIPGMLMGGMASFVGSESSLFKPLNLIGLTLNDQGSFVFNLFYVVLIFFFCYFWTAITFNPKEMSDNLRDSGTFIPGYRPGKRTTDYLEKVMVRITYVGAAFLSIVAIVPTIVYGSLGVPYSIAGFYGGTGLLIAVSVAFDLVQKIDSHLVMRNYRGLLEGAGGGVAPVV from the coding sequence ATGTTTGAAAAGCTGCGCATCATTTTTTCGATTCCCGAGCTTCGCAAGAAGATCATGCTGACGATTGGTTTGTTAGCTATCTATCGGATCGGTTTCCACATCCCATTGCCGATGATCGCAACGAACATCGGTGACGCTGGTGGCACCGCTTCGGAGTTCTTCGAGAAGATCACTCTGTTCGCAGCTAGCGACCTTCGCGAGGCGACGATCTTCGGGTTGGGGATCATGCCATACATTTCTGCGTCGATCATTTTTCAGTTGCTCGGGAGCGTTTACAAACCGCTCGAGGATTTGAAGAAAGAGGGCGAAGCTGGTCGCAAGAAACTGAACGAGTACACGCGTTACTTAACAGTGTTGATTTGTGTGGTGCAAAGCTACATGTACTTGAAATTCATGCTGATGTCGGGTGGCCCATCGGGTAACGGTGACATCAACCCAAACTTTATGGCCAGCGATGGTTCGTTGTTCTGGGGCTGGCAAATTGTTGCGGTGTCCGTGATGACTTGCGGTACGGTTTTCCTTATGTGGCTCGGCGAACAAATCGACGAGCACGGAATTGGCAACGGGATCAGCTTGCTGATCATGGCTGGTATTTTGGCTCAAATGCCGAAAGCACTCTACGAACTTGTTCGCAACATGAAGACCGAGTTAACTGGTCTTAGTCGTGGACAGATTGGTATTGAAACGTTGGTGTTGTTGGTTGTGTTGTTTGTGGGCGTCGTGTTCGGTGTGGTCTTCATCACACTTGGGCAACGAAAGATTCCAACTCAATCAGCCAAATTTACTCGTGGTCGCCGTGTTTACGGTGGTACTCGCCAACACTTGCCGCTCCGTATCAATCAAGCCGGCGTGATGCCGATCATTTTCGCTAGCAGCTTGCTGATCATCCCCGGAATGTTGATGGGCGGAATGGCTAGCTTCGTGGGTAGCGAAAGCTCATTGTTCAAACCTCTTAACTTGATCGGTTTGACTCTGAACGACCAAGGCTCGTTCGTGTTCAACCTGTTCTATGTCGTGCTGATTTTCTTTTTCTGTTACTTCTGGACTGCGATCACTTTCAATCCGAAAGAGATGTCGGACAACCTTCGTGACAGCGGAACGTTCATTCCTGGATATCGTCCCGGAAAGCGAACGACGGATTACCTCGAGAAGGTAATGGTCCGGATCACGTATGTCGGTGCAGCCTTCCTTTCGATCGTCGCGATTGTTCCCACGATCGTTTATGGATCGCTGGGTGTGCCGTATTCGATCGCTGGTTTCTACGGTGGTACGGGATTGTTGATTGCGGTTAGCGTCGCATTCGACCTGGTACAGAAGATCGACAGTCACTTGGTGATGCGAAACTATCGCGGACTGCTTGAAGGTGCCGGCGGTGGTGTAGCACCCGTCGTCTAG
- a CDS encoding adenylate kinase — protein MRIIFIGPPGAGKGTQCMRLTQHLKIPHFSTGEMLRATRNQSALGRVVASYIDGGRLAPDYLVMRLVTKRLAMPDCVGGCLFDGFPRTVDQARMLDEYLVEKNGKIDLVLNLVADQEELIARLLKRSTLEDRVDDNAETISARLRVFHTQTAPVLDYYAGRDLVRTVDGMQSPDKVFEEILGHLP, from the coding sequence ATGCGAATCATCTTCATTGGTCCGCCGGGCGCGGGCAAAGGAACTCAGTGCATGCGTTTAACGCAGCACTTGAAGATTCCGCACTTTTCAACGGGCGAGATGTTGCGTGCAACACGCAACCAGTCCGCGCTTGGCCGAGTTGTCGCTAGCTATATCGACGGTGGCCGTCTGGCGCCTGACTATTTGGTCATGCGTCTAGTCACAAAGCGATTGGCGATGCCTGACTGTGTTGGCGGTTGTCTGTTCGATGGGTTTCCACGTACGGTCGATCAGGCACGCATGCTGGACGAATATCTTGTTGAAAAGAATGGCAAGATTGACTTGGTGCTCAATTTGGTTGCTGATCAAGAAGAGCTAATCGCAAGGCTTCTAAAGCGTTCGACTTTGGAAGATCGGGTCGATGACAATGCCGAGACCATATCGGCGCGATTGAGAGTTTTTCATACTCAAACGGCACCAGTGCTGGATTATTACGCAGGTCGTGATTTGGTGCGAACGGTCGACGGCATGCAGTCGCCGGACAAAGTGTTTGAAGAGATCCTA